A segment of the Corynebacterium resistens DSM 45100 genome:
GAACCTCAGGAACGTGAACTGGGCACGGCAAGTCAAAGCATCGCAACCCCGCGGCAGCACGAGCTTGCTGATCCAGACTCCAGAAATCCTGAGCTGGCATATCCCGCAAAACCCGACCACCCTTCATTTCCACTACGCGGTCCACCAAGCCGTTGAGATAGTGCAGCCTGTGTTCGGCGATAAGGATCGTCGCTCCGCGACGCCGCAGCTCCGCGATAGCCTCCGAAACTTGTTGAGTTGATCGATCATCGAGATTCGCCGTTGGTTCGTCCAACAGGTAGACCTTGGGCTGTCCAACAACAGCAGATGCAATGGCGACGCGTTGGCGCTCACCTCCACTCAGCTCGCCCATTCGGCGATCGAGCAAAGACGCAACGCCCATGGCGGGCGCCACCTGCGCCACACGTTCAAGAATCTCTTCACGGGGGACATTTCGATTTGCTGGAGCGAAAGATAACTCAGAAAGCACATCAGTAGCGAAGAATTGAGTGCGTGGGTTTTGGAAAACTGATGCGCTCACCGAACCCGCATCGGAAAGCTCTACCTTCCACGGCACCTGTCCCGCAACCTCTACAAACCCTGTTATGTTGCCCGGGATAATATGCGGAATCAGCCCGTTGAGCACCCGCAATAATGAAGTTTTTCCCGAACCGGAGTGTCCGGTAATCAGTACTGTCTCACCCGGAAAAACCTGAAGGTTTATGTCCTCCAACAGTGTGACCCGGTCCGCACAGGCCAGATTTCCTTCCGGATCAATGGGATCCGTGATTAGGGTCAGACC
Coding sequences within it:
- a CDS encoding ABC transporter ATP-binding protein; translated protein: MANHSIIDIRGLTLITDPIDPEGNLACADRVTLLEDINLQVFPGETVLITGHSGSGKTSLLRVLNGLIPHIIPGNITGFVEVAGQVPWKVELSDAGSVSASVFQNPRTQFFATDVLSELSFAPANRNVPREEILERVAQVAPAMGVASLLDRRMGELSGGERQRVAIASAVVGQPKVYLLDEPTANLDDRSTQQVSEAIAELRRRGATILIAEHRLHYLNGLVDRVVEMKGGRVLRDMPAQDFWSLDQQARAAAGLRCFDLPCPVHVPEVPRVKTRENSHHRFTEGLVLGDFDVPGLRNEGALQFPRGAITCITGDNGAGKTTLVRSIVGLCKPMGTVELDGEELSIRERRKRSFAVMQDVNRQLFSSSLVEEMLLSVGHRSSVNAKEIEMVLASLGLGEMGERHPLSLSGGQRQRLAVATAKVSGADVIAFDEPTCGLDLTAMKHMGRVIRNCAEEGAVVLVVTHDRELIEEIADFELRMPRGRLRG